AGGCATGTAAGTATGTATAGCACCAAAGAACAAAACTGTGGGATATTAACAAGGACATTAGAGTAGATATCTTGAGAGAACAAAAGAAACAGTACTACAACCACAATATGTGTGCCTTCAACAGTTTTCCAAAacaactctctttttttattacacAGTATCCTTTCAGAAATTAATTGCACATTTCAATTCATTAGTGGTCTGCTTGAATATAGAGCTTTGGATTTAAATCATCATGATTTAATACGAATTTGAACTAAATCATAAAATTTACTAGAGTAATCCCTCTCATCCAAACAGCCCTAAGTTTCTGTTAATCCAGAAGTAATGGTTAACCTTCTAACTATTTAGGAAGTGTGGCAACAACAGGTGGCTTTCACATTTTGGCTGTTTGTTGTGTTTCATGCTTTGTAAGTATTCATTTGGGTGCTGGTGTTCACTGTTCAGTCCACCTTGCATAAACATATTGTTTGCCACAGTTGTTGCAGATAATTTCTCTAACACAAGCTTCAGACCCTGAACAGCTAAGCAAAAGGTCCCTCCTCAATTATTTAGGAACCTTTCCTATCCATAGCATTTCTTGTGCCTAAATCATGCCAACTACCATTGcctttttattttccaaaaataaaatgaacacTATGAATAGTTTTGCAATTACAACCAGAAAAGATAGCAAAGACTTCtggaaaatatattaaatagcTTCATAGGTTTGTATCAGCCATACTTCAATGTACCTTACGGATTGCAGATTTTGAATCAGCACGAGTTACACCATCTGTTTTCTCAATTGCACCATCATGCGAAGGTTCCTTTTCTGCTTGATTTACGCCTTTATCCTCATGATCCTTTTCTGCGTGATTCAACTTGGCCTTGTCGCTCCTGTCGTGTCGTTtatgatggtgatgatggtggCCCATGCCATGAGCCCCTTTCTGAGAATTGTCTTCCACATATCTCACAATCTTCTCAACAATAAAGAACAACACAATGCCAACTGCATCAAAGAATTGGAAGTTTCCAGGGTTACAgcaatattagaatttaatagcatgaaataaataaaaaaatattggttaaCAAGGGATAACTATTTTGAAATTTCAATGGCCTTTCAGTTATATGTGTTCAGTAAAAGGAAGCAATCAATATCCAAGAAATATTGAGTACGTATAGCTGGCaatcaataacaaaaaaaaaaaaaaaatctgagttTGAGCAATAGCAAATACTAGTACCAAAGATCTTCTAAAGAAACCAGAATTTGGTGTAGACATGCAGGGTATACTCACATAGAACAGATAAACCAATAGAAAGATCTTCCAGAGAGTGTGCATGTGAATGCTCATGAGAATGATTATGATTCTGATGATCATGTGTATGAGAATGCCCTCCACCTGTTTAGGAACAGAAAAACAACAAAGGTTACAACCAGGAGTACCAATAAGGCACAATGACAGTTTGCCACTATACTAAGGCAACAGACTTATAACTGTGTGAACAAGAGATAAAAGAGGGAACTCTAAAGATACAATATTTAGCTTGTTTCAAACACGGCGACTTTTATTATAGTTTCCAAGGAAGCAGTGTGAATCCCACAGGAATACTTCAAAAATCCCCACGTCCCAAACAGGGAATAGTATAATACTATTGTGCTCAATAAGTATTAGGAGGAACCTTGATGgcaaaatagaaacaaaaggTGTTATTAAGTGTTTTTCTGAAGttcataaaagaaaaggaagcaaTGGTTCAGGAGAAAAACAGTATTTGGATGCTCATCAAGATTCTCTGGTGCATCATGACAATATAACATATGATTCAAAATTTCCCTGAAAATTCAGCAACATGCAATTCAGGCAGCTTAATTGGCAACGTAAGTAACATTGGAATGAGAATCATTTGATAGTACTTCTGCACAAATTTCAATTTCAAAGTGAAACAACAGTGCAACTGATGACATTTGGGGTTTTGACATCGTTCTAGATGTAAAGAAACTGAGGATTTTGTGAAACTTTTGCCCCAAAACCTAGGTTTATTGAAGCAATATCCATAACTTCGGGTTTTGTGTTACTCATACTCCAAACCAGGTGTTATGTAAAGTTTACTGGATGGGGAAAAAAGCATGAACAGTTTATTGAGGAATATACCAAAGGCATGTGGCAGTTGATGAAGAAATGAATCCCCAAGCATCGCACCTGCCTACAGAATCATCACAGcccaaacaagaaaaaaaaacacatacataAGTTGTAACATTGACTATTGCTGTTAACAACTTAACATGATTACTGCCCACAGAGTTATGTCATTGAATCTTCAGGAATACAGAAATGCAGATGGGATTCCCCaaggaaaaatatattaataagaAACTTTGGTATTACTTTCCAAAGTTCAAGAATAACAAGAAATACATATGGTTTTGTTTTCTGAAATAACATCTCAACAGACTTTGAGTTGCTACATttcaaaagcacaaaatgtAGGACCATTTCCCTGGCTTTCAAGTAAACAAATCGCGAAGAACATTGACTAAATTTCTTGATGCCCAAACTAGAAAGTCACAATGTAATATAACAAATAGGATGTGACATTCAGTTGGTACAGATGTGGCCATTTATTTGTCTAAAATTGAAATTCAACAGCCACCTAAATTACCTAGCTCAAGCTGCACTGTAATTCCAATATGCATTGCCCATTGGCATACTATGCTGATTCTGGTACCATAGTAGAACATTCAGACTCGATTAAATTGCAGTCAATGATCTATTTGCTAGTTTGGGTTTTGTTCTAATAAAAACTTTTTGATAACTAGAAACTCCACACTTACCCCGAAGATGGCAAGGCAATCCACCATGGTCTTGGACGGCTTCCCCTGGACTGTAAAACGCAAATCAGAGAAACAGAACGTGAGCACTGAGCACACGAATATCATCAGCAAAAAAATTGCAAGCATCCAATTGGGGGACACTCACAGAAGATTACTGGGAGCAGGACGAGGCAGACGAGCGACGCCATGCTGACCAGAAGCGAGCATCCCATGGCACTCAGCCACATACCTACCCAATCCCCAAATTTCTCAATCACGCGAGAGCGAATCAAGCATAAAACGACATTTCGCCCAGAACAACCCAAATTGAACAGTtaaacccccaaaaaaaaggccTAACCCAAGGGTGATAACTCGGCCTGGAAGTCGCCGTGGCCATGGTGgtggtcgtggtggtggtgttcatggtgatggtggtggtggtggtggtcgccgaaGGAGTCGAACTCGagatccgcctcctccgcgagcTCCTCGGGGAGAAGCCGCCGCTGGATCCCGCCGTCATGGCCATGCCCATGCCCATGGTGATGATGGTGCACGTGGTGGGagtcgtccccgccgccgccgcagctgtggccgtggccgtggccgtggtggTGATCATCGTGGGGCTCGTCGTGGGCGTGGAAGgggcaggaggaggagccctcgtggccgccgccgccggcgacggccgcggtgAGGAGGAGCAGGACGAGGAGGCCCCCGCGCATTAGGGCTAGCGACAGCGGCGGAatcaggaggaggagcggcgcttGCAGACGCCCTCGATggtgacgacgaggacgagcaCGAAGAGGAGGACGAGTATACCCACTACCACACCGAATGTTACCAcgtccatctctctctcctctcccctaaTT
The Oryza glaberrima chromosome 8, OglaRS2, whole genome shotgun sequence DNA segment above includes these coding regions:
- the LOC127782347 gene encoding IAA-alanine resistance protein 1, which translates into the protein MRGGLLVLLLLTAAVAGGGGHEGSSSCPFHAHDEPHDDHHHGHGHGHSCGGGGDDSHHVHHHHHGHGHGHDGGIQRRLLPEELAEEADLEFDSFGDHHHHHHHHEHHHHDHHHGHGDFQAELSPLGMWLSAMGCSLLVSMASLVCLVLLPVIFFQGKPSKTMVDCLAIFGAGAMLGDSFLHQLPHAFGGGHSHTHDHQNHNHSHEHSHAHSLEDLSIGLSVLFGIVLFFIVEKIVRYVEDNSQKGAHGMGHHHHHHKRHDRSDKAKLNHAEKDHEDKGVNQAEKEPSHDGAIEKTDGVTRADSKSAIRKRGLSSGSNSADREPVNSESDPAPNKALSSEDSSVSNSNMVFGYLNLFSDGVHNFTDGMALGSAFLLHGSVGGWSRTLFLLAHELPQEVGDFGILVRSGFTVTKALFFNFLSALVALAGTALALSLGKDPGHSSLIEGFTAGGFIYIAVAGVLPEMNDQKTTVKSSMIQLVSLTMGMLVALGISLVE